AGGTGGATACATATCATTTTGTAATATTCCTCATCCTGACATTATATTTTACGTGTTAGTCTGTGTTAGTCTGTGGCAAGAATAAGCACGCATTATTAGAATGATCCATATAAAATACTTTTTCCCAAAAGCAAGAATGAAAGTTTCAATTTAATGACGCTTGGTTTTCAGCTGCAATCGACCACTCACCCCACTCTCCTCCCTTCAAGTTGTCTGAGTTCCATTTATTGCCGCCTCGCTATCCCAACTGTATCCAACCTGCATGCGCGTTCTTCATCTCAATAGATGAATGGAATCAGCTTGCTTGTAGCTTCCCTATACTTCCGGAACGCATCTCCGAATTCTTCGATCAAAATTCTCTCCTCGATCCTTATTCTGTTTTCTTGAATTTCGTTGGCTTCTTCGCTACTGGGGAAGAATGATCTTCATCTGGTCGCTTTTTGAACCCCCTTAATTAAAGCACAGTTATGGTGACTGATCTAGTCGTCGTGTCTTTGCCGTCACTGACACTGCAGGTCACCGCATAATCACCTCGTGCGACGTTACCTGAGAACCATGTGGCCGTAGTAGGATTCAAAGAGGGTACTATCTCCCCATGCTCGGCACTCCAAGCATACGTCAGTTCGTCGCTGTCCGCATCTGTTGCCTTTACGTCGAGACCGGAAATGTCAGGCGCGACAATAGTGGATGGAGTAGCTGTTAAACTTACGATTTCTGGCGAGTGGTTTATGGGCTCATTTATTGACTCAGTGGAGTTGTAATTGCATCCCGTCAAAGTAAAGACGACTAAAAGAAGGAGAAGTATTTGCCCTTTTATGTTATCGTCCGGTCTTTCAGGTGACAGAAAGTTCAGCGCGATCGTCTGTTTCAGCTTGGTGTCGTGGGCTTTGTTTACCCCGTGAGATAATGTAGATGGAGATTCATCAACATGTTGAAGTTCTCTCTTGGGTCCAATTATTTTTAAGAACTCGTGCATTTTTATCTCACAGGGCAAAATATGATATGGTTTTGCCAATCATATCACTTTCCAGTTCGGCGCCAGCCGTTTAAGTTCCACAAACCAGTTTTTGATCAAAATCATTTATTATCTATCTTTACTCGCTTCTGCTTTAACAAAAAGAAATTTGTTGCCAAATATTATTTATTTATTTCCAGCACCATCATCTTCCTGGTGATCACTAGAGCGCCTGCTGTAAGTTGATATACATAAACTCCGTTGGCAACCCGCTGTCCTGCAGCATTTCTGCCATCCCAATCATATGAATAGGACCTGGGATTCTGAATCTCATCTACGAGGGCTATGATTTCTTGTCCTAAGAGATTATAGATTGTTAGCTTGACCTTTCGTTGAGCAGGCAGGTCATACCTGATTTTTGTGCTCAAGGCCAAGGGATTGGGATAATTCTGATAAAGTCTATAGTCCTGTGGTGAATCATTTGAAGGTTCTTCAGTGGTCTTTTCAGCAAAACCGATGGCAAAGTTAGCAGCTCCAAATTGCTTTACCCACTTGACGTAATGTTTCATGACGGAAATACTAGCCAAGCGATCTGACCCGGATCCACCGACCATGGCGATTACCACCTCCTGGGTATCACCCAAAGCCATGGCAAAAGGTCCTGAATTCAGGGAAAAATAGCGCTCGCCGGGAAGGGGCCCTCCATATGAATATGAATGGTTGCGATCAAATACACCGTCAATCCACCCGGTTCCGGCAACCGGATCACCGGGAACGGTGAACCTGGTTGGATTCCCATATTGATCTGTCATAGGTGATGGCCATGAAAATGGCATAAGACCATTCAATAGATTATATAAACTCAAAGTATTACGATAGTTATAACGACCTGGTGGACTATTGACTCCCCCCGAAGCGTGGAGCCAAAAGGAGGTCATTTTCAAATTCATATACCCTTTTCTATGATTAAAATCAAATCTGCCTTTTTCGGATGGATCATCACTGGGAATCAACGGCCCCTGGATTAACAAATACCCAAATGCTGGCGGAGCAAGGTCAAATTCTTCGAAAGCAGCCTCAATTGGATAGCCATTATAGCCATAACCCAATTGCAGTGTCGTGTCACATCCGGCAAGATCCCTAATATCTCCAATGTCGGTATCAGCAAATAAGCCAACATACATACTGTCGATTCTTGCGCTCTTTGGAGTATCAATTCTACCTTTGTAGATGAGCTTCACCTGTTTAAAAACCGCATGTTGCAGGGCCTCATGCAAACGGGATCCAGTTCGGTTGTAGGCCCAAATCGCAGTCTGAATTTCAAGACCAATCGGCGGGCTGCCGATGAAAGAAATAGTCCGGCTCGCATCCAGATCATTGGCCACGAACCAAACGACTTGATCTGCAGAATTCAAACCGGGCTCCTCACCTGCATCCATGATGCCATTTCTGTTATCATCATAATAAGGTGCGCCCTTTTGCCAGGGCCATTCGTTCCAATCCCTTTGATACAAAGATCGCAGCGTATTGATCTGATCCTGGGTCACACTGTCTTGCGAAACATAGAAAAACTCTGATGCATCACGAGTTAAATCTGCGTTCTGCCAGTCTCTGCGGATGCGCCAGATACGGGTATCTGACGATGCCGTGTCC
This genomic stretch from candidate division KSB1 bacterium harbors:
- a CDS encoding T9SS type A sorting domain-containing protein — translated: MNLRTSISAFSLLFMAAIASYAQLPPELNKPTTTLININQISSWVHTNDQIGPNPHTNGAGTTYPRGTANVMYKDGVIWGGFVKDGHEPELRGGGGLWYQGTLLGAILSQGVAEDTASSDTRIWRIRRDWQNADLTRDASEFFYVSQDSVTQDQINTLRSLYQRDWNEWPWQKGAPYYDDNRNGIMDAGEEPGLNSADQVVWFVANDLDASRTISFIGSPPIGLEIQTAIWAYNRTGSRLHEALQHAVFKQVKLIYKGRIDTPKSARIDSMYVGLFADTDIGDIRDLAGCDTTLQLGYGYNGYPIEAAFEEFDLAPPAFGYLLIQGPLIPSDDPSEKGRFDFNHRKGYMNLKMTSFWLHASGGVNSPPGRYNYRNTLSLYNLLNGLMPFSWPSPMTDQYGNPTRFTVPGDPVAGTGWIDGVFDRNHSYSYGGPLPGERYFSLNSGPFAMALGDTQEVVIAMVGGSGSDRLASISVMKHYVKWVKQFGAANFAIGFAEKTTEEPSNDSPQDYRLYQNYPNPLALSTKIRYDLPAQRKVKLTIYNLLGQEIIALVDEIQNPRSYSYDWDGRNAAGQRVANGVYVYQLTAGALVITRKMMVLEINK